The segment GTCTGCGGTGAGGCCGATGCGGTGCACCTCGGGCACGACGACGGCCGGCCGGATGCGCACGACCGCGAGCGTGCCGCGCACGGCCTCCGGGATCTCGACGGTCAGGCCGCTGTCGTCGCGCGTGAACGCCGCCTCCCCGGCGCCGAGGACGTCCACGCGGTGGATCTCGCGGGGGAAGAGGCCGGAGGCCGTCCCGAGCGAGGTGATCGTGAGGGTGTCGCCGACCGGGGCGAGGACGGTGGCGAACAGGTCTCCGCGTCCCGTCGTGAAGCGGATGTCCCGCGTGGTGAAGGGCTGGCGCGCCGTGTCCGTGAACGCCCCCTCGACGACGCGCGTCGGGCCCTCGCCCGGGATGGCCCAGGGCCGGGAGCCGTAGATGGCCTCCCCGTTCGTCGAGAGCCAGGCGCCGATCGTCTCGAGCAGCTCCACCTCCGGCTGCGGGATGGTCCCGTCGGCCTTCGGTCCGACGTTGAGCAGGAGGGCTCCGTTCTTGCTGACGATGTCGACGAGGTCGGCGATGAGGTCGTTCGCGCCCTTGTAGTCGTGGTCGTCCACGTAGCTCCAGGAGTTCTTCGAGACCGAGGTGTCGGTCTGCCAGAAGTCGGCGCGGGTCGCGGAGAGCTGACCCCGCTCGATGTCGAAGACGGCCGTGCCCTCGGGGAACGCGTCGAACTTGTAGTTGACGGCCACCGGGCGGTCCCACTCGACCGAGCGGTTGTAGTAGAAGGCGAGGAACTTCCGCAGGTAGGGCGCGAAGGCCGGCTGCTCGATCCACCAGTCGAACCAGATCAGCTGCGGCCGGTACTTGTCGACGAGCTCGCAGGTGCGGACGAGCCAGTCCTCGAGGAACTCGTTCGAGGGCTGCGACTCCTCGCGCTGGGCGGGACCGTAGAAGTCGAGGTAGGCGGGATCGGTCACGTCGGAGTCGAAGGTCGCACCGCCGTTGAAGAAGAACCAGTGCTCGGCGCGGTGCGACGACGCTCCCATCACCATCGACTGGGCGCGGACGGCCGTCGCGAGCTCGCCGACGACGTCGCGCTTCGGGCCCATCTCGGTCGCCTTCCACCGCGTGAAGGAGCAGTCGTACATCGGGAAGCCGTCGTGGTGCTCGGCGACCGGGACGACGAACTGCGCTCCGGCCCGGCGGAACAGGCGCGCCCAGGCGTCGGGGTCGAAGTTCTCGGCGCGGAACTCCGGGATGAAGTCCTTGTAGCCGAACGACGCCTGGTCGCCGTAGGTCTCGCGGTGGTGCTGGAAGGTCGGCTCGTCCTTCTGGTACATGTGGCGCGGGTACCACTCGCTCCCGAAGGCGGGAACCGCGTACGGGCCCCAGTGGATGAAGATGCCGAACTTGCCGTCCTGGTACCACTGCGGGGCCTCGGTCCCGAGCGTCTCCCACGCGTCGTCGTGGGGCCCCTGGGCGATCACCTCCTCGATCAGGGAGAGGTAGTCGCGGTGGTTCTGCGTGTCGAAGGGGGTCATCGTCGATCCTTGTCGAGAAGTGTGGGGGGTGGTCAGATCAATTCTAGGCAAACATCCTATCAATACGGTAACGGTCGGGGTAAATCGGCTCGAAATGTCATTGACACGGCGAATAGAGCCCGAGAGAATAAGAAATCATCTGATCCATTTCAGATTCACCCGTTGCGGGAACCGCTCGAACCTCTGGTCGGGCAGGCCCTGGCGACCTCAATGAGGAGGAAACGTGAAACGCACTCTCGTGGGCCTCGTGGCCGTGGCAGCCCTGGCTCTGCCCCTGTCCGCGTGCAGCTCGTCGTCCAACACCGGAACCGACGCGTCGGGCAACACCGTCGTCAACTGGTCGGTCTGGGCCGGATCCGAGGCGGAGACGGCTGCCTGGCAGCACGTCGCCGATCTCGTCCACCAGCAGGATCCCAAGATCACCGTCAAGCTGCAGACCGCGGCCTGGAACGACTACTGGACCAAGCTGCCCACCCAGCTCGCGGGCTCCAACGCCCCCTGCATCGCCGGCCTTCAGATGGCCCGCGTCCAGCAGTTCGCGAACTACTTCAAGACGCTCGACAGCTCGACGCTGTCGGACGCCAAGATCTCGACGGGCGACTTCGACCCGTCGATCATCTCGGCGCTGCAGGCGAAGGGCGCCCAGAAGGCGATCCCCTACGACCTCGGCCCGTACATGGTCTTCTACAACAAGGACGCCTTCAAGGCGGCCGGCCTGCAGGAGCCGCAGAACGGCTGGAAGATCGACGAGTTCCTCACCGACGCCAAGGCCCTCACCAAGGGCAGCAAGTACGGCTTCGCGGCCAGCAACCAGATCGACGCCCTCAACCAGTGGGGTCCGACGATCGGCGGCGACCAGGCGGCCACGAAGGACGGGGCGCTCAACCTCTCCTCCGCCGGACAGGTCAAGACGCTCGAGTGGTACGCCGGCCTCGTCAGCAAGGAGAAGGTCGCGGCTCAGCTCGCCACCGACTCGAGCGACGGCAGCCAGTTCCTCGGCGGCAACGCGGCCATGTACGTCACCGGGCCGTGGGACATGATCAACGCGAAGGCGCAGGCCAAGTTCGACGTCGGCGTCGTGACGGTCCCAGCGGGCGACAACGGCGTCACGACGGCGGTCGGCGGCTCCGGCTTCGGCATCACCTCGAAGTGCGGCAACGTCGCGGCGGCCGAGAAGGCGCTGTCGATCATCACCGGACCCGACGCGCTCGGCTACCTCGGCGAGCAGGGTCGAGCCTTCCCGGCTCGGACCGCGCAGCAGTCGACCTGGTACAAGGCGGCCGTGCCCGGCGCCGAGGCCACGTTGACGGCGGCCCTGAAGGAGGGCGTCCCGTACCTCTCGACGCCCACCTGGACGCAGGTCGGCCTGAGCTACTCGCAGGGATCGATCTCCGTGATCAACGGCTCCGGTGACGCGAAATCGTTCCTCGACGGGGTCCAGTCCTCGAGCGGTCAGTAGTCCCGCGGGCTCACCCCGGCCACGAAGCCGGGGTGAGCCCGCCTCCCCGCCCCACGAACGATGCAAAGGAGCGTCATGTCCGTCGCGATCAGGCCCGGTTCGACCGAGCTGAGCACGCAAGACTCCGGCAAGCCCCCCGGCCGGGTGAGACGCCGGCGGCGCAGGAGCGACGGGCCGGCGGCAGCGGCCTTCCTCGCGCCGACCCTCGGCGGATTCGCCGTCTTCACGGCGTTCCCCATCGTGGCGTCCGTCCTCGTGGCGTTCACGGTCTGGCCCCTCGCCGGGAGCCCGACCTTCGCGGGAGTCGACAACTTCGTGCAGCTCCTGACGAAGGATCCCGCGTTCATCAAGACCGTGATCAACACGCTGATCTTCGTGGTGGCCTACGTCCCGCTGAACCTGGCTCTCTCGCTCGCGATCGCCGCCTGGATCTCGCCCCGGGTGAAGGGGGCCAACGTCTACCGCGTCCTCCTCTTCATCCCCGTCGTCACCCCGATGGTGGCCAACGCGGCGGTGTGGCAGATCATGCTCATCCCGAACGGCCTGATCGACAGCGTCTGGCAGCAGCTCTTCGGCGTCAGCGCCCCGAACTTCCTCGGGTCGACTCAGACGGCCATGCTCAGCGTCGTCATCATGTCGCTCTGGCAGGGCTTCGGCTACAACCTGCTGATCTTCTCCTCGGCCCTCCAGGCCGTCCCGGAGAGCCTCCTCGACTCGGCGGCGATCGACGGCGCCGGCCCGATCCGGCGCTACTTCAGCATCAAGCTCCCGCTGATGTCGCCGTCGATCTTCTTCGGCGCGACGATGACGCTCATCACGTCCTTCCAGGTGTTCGCGCAGCCCTTCATCCTGACGAACGGCGGTCCGTCGTCGTCGACGACCACCATGGTCATGTACCTCTACCGCTCGGGCTTCCAGTTCTTCAACCTCGGCTACGCGTCGGCCATCGGCGTCCTGCTCTTCGTCATGATCCTGATCATCACGGGCCTGGTCTTCCTCGCCCAGAAACGGTGGGTCCACTATGACTAGTCCCGCGACCACACGCCGACTCGGCGGCCTCGCCGCGAGCGACCGCACCGTCCGCCGCGGATCGGTCTCGCTCAGCGCGATCGCCCGGCGGCAGCGACGGAACGACTGGATCTCGCAGGGTCTCCTGACCCTCTTCGTCATCGTGTTCCTCATCCCGCTCATCTGGATGATCGCGACGTCCCTGAAGCCCGGAGCCGAGGTGTTCTCGTCGCCGCCCTCCCTGATCGGCAGCGAGGTGCGCTGGCAGAACTACGCCGACGTGTGGAGCTACGTCCCGTTCGCGCAGTACATGATCAACGGCGCGATCGTGGCCATCCTCGGAACCGCGCTCGTCGTCGTGGTGTCGGTGATGTCGGCGTACGCGTTCTCCCGACTCCGCTTCCGCGGTCGCGAGGGCATCTTCTTCGTCTTCCTCGGCACGCTGATGGTGCCCCAGGAGGTCGTCGTCATCCCGATGTTCCTCTTCATGACGCAGCTCGGCTGGGTGAACTCGTTCCAGGCGCTCATCGTGCCCTGGGCCTTCACGGCCTTCGGCACCTTCCTCCTGCGGCAGGCGATGCTGACCGTGCCGATGGAGCTCGAGGAGGCCGGGAAGATCGACGGGGCCAGCCACCTCCGGATCCTGCTCGGCATCATCATGCCGGTGGTGCGACCCACCATCGCCGTGCTCGTGGTCTTCACGTTCATCAACTACTGGAACAGCTTCCTGTGGCCGCTCATCGTCGTGAACGACCCGGCCCACACCACGGTGCCCCTCGGCCTCAACGCGTTCCTCGGCCAGGGCGGCAAGCAGTGGCAGCTCATCATGGCCGCGTCGACGATCTCGATGGTGCCCACAGCCGGGCTGGCGATCTTCCTGCAGAAGTACCTGGTGCGCGGCATCTCGCTCTCCAGCGGCCTCGGCGGCAAATGACGCAGGCCCCTCCTCGACGATTCCCCCGCTCCACCTCCGAAAGGACGACCGCTCCATGACCTCCACCCTCGACACCGCTCCGTCGACCGAGACCCGTCCGATCGCGCCCTGGTTCACGCACGACCGGTTCGGCATGTTCATCCACTGGGGGCTCTACGCCCTTCCGGCCCGCCACGAGTGGGTGATGAACTTCGAGAAGACGCCGACCGCCGACTACGAGCGCTACGCGACCTATTTCGAGCCCGACCTCTACGACCCGCGGGCCTGGGCCCGGGCCGCGAAGGACGCCGGCATGAAGTACATGGTGCTCACCACGAAGCACCACGAGGGCTTCTGCCTCTGGGACACCGCGCTGACCGACTACAAGGCGACGAACACCCCGGCGGGGCGCGACCTCGTCCGCGAGTTCGTCGACGCCGTCCGGGCCGAGGGCCTCAAGGTCGGCTTCTACCACTCGCTCCTCGACTGGCACCACCCGGACTTCACCGTCGACGGCCGCCACCCCCGCCGCGACGACTCTCCGGACGAGATCGAGCGGCTCAACACGGGGCGCGACATGGCGAAGTACCGCTCCTACCTCCACGGGCAGATCCGCGAGCTCCTGACCGACTACGGGCAGATCGACTACCTCTTCTACGACTTCTCCTACGCCAACGACCACCACCACCCCGTCTGGGGCGGCAAGGGCCGTGACGACTGGGGCTCCGAGGAGCTGATGGCCCTGACCCGCGAGCTGCAGCCGGGCATCGTCGTCAACGACCGCCTGGAGATCCCCGGCGACATCGTCACGCCGGAGCAGTACCAGCCCTCCGAGCCGATGACGGTCGACGGGGTCGAGGTGCCCTGGGAGGCCTGCCAGACGATCAACGGGTCGTGGGGTTACTTCCGCGACAACCACAACCACAAGTCGCCGGAACTGATGATCCGGATGCTCGTGGACGGCGTCTCGAAGAACGGCAACATGCTCCTCAACGTCGGACCGACCGGCCGCGGCGAGCTCGACCCGGTGGCGCTGGGTGCGCTCGCCGAGTTCGGCGAGTGGATGAAGCGCCACTCCCGGTCGATCTACGGCGCAGGAGCCTCGGCCCACCGTCCGCCCGTCGACGCCCGCTACACGCAGCGCGGCAACCGCCTCTACCTGCACCTCTTCGCGTGGCCGTTCGAGCACGTGCACCTGCCCGGCCTCGCCGGGAAGGTCGCCTACGCGCAGCTGCTCAACGACGCCTCCGAGCTGACCTTCCGCGAGATCGCGCCCGACGTCGCAGCCCTCACCACGGGCGTCGGCGGACAGCCGGCCGGGACGCTCACGCTGTCGCTGCCCGTCGTGCGGCCGGACGTCGCGGTGCCGGTGGTCGAGCTGTTCCTGAAGGACGAGGCGTAGCCGCGGTGGCGACCGGCCGGGCGACCCTAGGCGCCGTTCGTCGGCGCGGGGAGCTCGGCCGGCGTGTCGGACGGGTGCTGCACGATGAAGTCCTCGACCTCGACCAGGTGCACCGCCATGGCGAGACGTGCCCGGTCGGGGTCGCCCGAGGCGATGGCCCGCAGGATGTCGCGGTGCTCGCGGTGCGTGCGCGGCACGACGCCCTGCTCGGTGATGGCACGCCACATCCGGGTGCGGATGGTCCGGTTCGCGAAGGCCTCGATGAGAGCCTCCAGAGCCGGGTTGCCGGAGGCGCGCGCCACGATCCGGTGGAACGCGATGTCGACGTTCATGATCACGTCGTCGCCCGCCGCCGACGGGTCGTCGACGACGTCGTCGATCGAGGCGAGAGCGGCGGTGGCCTCGCGCAGATCCGCGTCGGTGAAACGGAGCGCGGCGCGCGCGGCGGCCTCCGTCTCCAGCACGCGACGGACGGAGGCGAGGTTCTCGCTCTCGTCCGGCGACTGCAGGTCCACGAGGAAGCCGAGCGGCGCGAGGAGCAGCGACGCGTCCAGCGAGGTCACGTAGGTGCCGTCGCCCTGGCGCGTCTCGAGCACACCGAGGACGGCGAGCGCGCGGACACCCTCGCGGAGGGAGCTCCGCGAGACCCCGAGGGCGGGTGGCGAGGTCCTTCTCGACCGGGAGCCGGGATCCTGCGAGCAGTTCGCCCCGGATGATCATCGCCTTGATGTCGTTCACGACGACGTCGGTCTGCGAGCGCGTCGTCCCCGACAGCGAGGGCGCGTCGGCCGCGGCCGGTGCCGGTGGCACTGCGGCGGCGTCGTCGTCGCGCAGGTCCTGATCGTCAGCCATGTCGATACTGTAGCCGCGAACGGCGTTTTCATCAGATGTCTGGTGCGCGGAACCGCTTCCCGCACCTCGAACGAGGAGAAGAGCATGACGGACGACTTCCAGCGGCTGGGCCCGGTCGGCGCGGAGATCCCGGTCTACCGGAACGACGGCACGGCCTACGACCTGCGACCCGTGACGGCCGACATCGATCGCGCCTGGTTCGCCCGGGGCGGCTTCGCCGAGGCCCGTGCGGCCCACGCGGCCGGTCGCCTCCCCGTCCTCGGAGGAGGCGTCGACCCTGCGCGTGGGCGCTCCTCTCGCGCAGCCCGGCAAGATCGTCTGCATCGGCCTGAACTACCGGGACCACGCCGAGGAGACCGGTGCCGCGATCCCCGCAGAGCCGTCGTCTTCATGAAGGATCCGACGACGATCGTCGGACCTTCCGACACCGTCCTCATTCCGCGCGGTTCGACGAAGACCGACTGGGAGGTCG is part of the Frondihabitans sp. 762G35 genome and harbors:
- a CDS encoding alpha-L-fucosidase: MTPFDTQNHRDYLSLIEEVIAQGPHDDAWETLGTEAPQWYQDGKFGIFIHWGPYAVPAFGSEWYPRHMYQKDEPTFQHHRETYGDQASFGYKDFIPEFRAENFDPDAWARLFRRAGAQFVVPVAEHHDGFPMYDCSFTRWKATEMGPKRDVVGELATAVRAQSMVMGASSHRAEHWFFFNGGATFDSDVTDPAYLDFYGPAQREESQPSNEFLEDWLVRTCELVDKYRPQLIWFDWWIEQPAFAPYLRKFLAFYYNRSVEWDRPVAVNYKFDAFPEGTAVFDIERGQLSATRADFWQTDTSVSKNSWSYVDDHDYKGANDLIADLVDIVSKNGALLLNVGPKADGTIPQPEVELLETIGAWLSTNGEAIYGSRPWAIPGEGPTRVVEGAFTDTARQPFTTRDIRFTTGRGDLFATVLAPVGDTLTITSLGTASGLFPREIHRVDVLGAGEAAFTRDDSGLTVEIPEAVRGTLAVVRIRPAVVVPEVHRIGLTADHHLD
- a CDS encoding ABC transporter substrate-binding protein — translated: MKRTLVGLVAVAALALPLSACSSSSNTGTDASGNTVVNWSVWAGSEAETAAWQHVADLVHQQDPKITVKLQTAAWNDYWTKLPTQLAGSNAPCIAGLQMARVQQFANYFKTLDSSTLSDAKISTGDFDPSIISALQAKGAQKAIPYDLGPYMVFYNKDAFKAAGLQEPQNGWKIDEFLTDAKALTKGSKYGFAASNQIDALNQWGPTIGGDQAATKDGALNLSSAGQVKTLEWYAGLVSKEKVAAQLATDSSDGSQFLGGNAAMYVTGPWDMINAKAQAKFDVGVVTVPAGDNGVTTAVGGSGFGITSKCGNVAAAEKALSIITGPDALGYLGEQGRAFPARTAQQSTWYKAAVPGAEATLTAALKEGVPYLSTPTWTQVGLSYSQGSISVINGSGDAKSFLDGVQSSSGQ
- a CDS encoding carbohydrate ABC transporter permease; translated protein: MSVAIRPGSTELSTQDSGKPPGRVRRRRRRSDGPAAAAFLAPTLGGFAVFTAFPIVASVLVAFTVWPLAGSPTFAGVDNFVQLLTKDPAFIKTVINTLIFVVAYVPLNLALSLAIAAWISPRVKGANVYRVLLFIPVVTPMVANAAVWQIMLIPNGLIDSVWQQLFGVSAPNFLGSTQTAMLSVVIMSLWQGFGYNLLIFSSALQAVPESLLDSAAIDGAGPIRRYFSIKLPLMSPSIFFGATMTLITSFQVFAQPFILTNGGPSSSTTTMVMYLYRSGFQFFNLGYASAIGVLLFVMILIITGLVFLAQKRWVHYD
- a CDS encoding carbohydrate ABC transporter permease encodes the protein MTSPATTRRLGGLAASDRTVRRGSVSLSAIARRQRRNDWISQGLLTLFVIVFLIPLIWMIATSLKPGAEVFSSPPSLIGSEVRWQNYADVWSYVPFAQYMINGAIVAILGTALVVVVSVMSAYAFSRLRFRGREGIFFVFLGTLMVPQEVVVIPMFLFMTQLGWVNSFQALIVPWAFTAFGTFLLRQAMLTVPMELEEAGKIDGASHLRILLGIIMPVVRPTIAVLVVFTFINYWNSFLWPLIVVNDPAHTTVPLGLNAFLGQGGKQWQLIMAASTISMVPTAGLAIFLQKYLVRGISLSSGLGGK
- a CDS encoding alpha-L-fucosidase, coding for MTSTLDTAPSTETRPIAPWFTHDRFGMFIHWGLYALPARHEWVMNFEKTPTADYERYATYFEPDLYDPRAWARAAKDAGMKYMVLTTKHHEGFCLWDTALTDYKATNTPAGRDLVREFVDAVRAEGLKVGFYHSLLDWHHPDFTVDGRHPRRDDSPDEIERLNTGRDMAKYRSYLHGQIRELLTDYGQIDYLFYDFSYANDHHHPVWGGKGRDDWGSEELMALTRELQPGIVVNDRLEIPGDIVTPEQYQPSEPMTVDGVEVPWEACQTINGSWGYFRDNHNHKSPELMIRMLVDGVSKNGNMLLNVGPTGRGELDPVALGALAEFGEWMKRHSRSIYGAGASAHRPPVDARYTQRGNRLYLHLFAWPFEHVHLPGLAGKVAYAQLLNDASELTFREIAPDVAALTTGVGGQPAGTLTLSLPVVRPDVAVPVVELFLKDEA
- a CDS encoding FadR/GntR family transcriptional regulator, whose protein sequence is MLETRQGDGTYVTSLDASLLLAPLGFLVDLQSPDESENLASVRRVLETEAAARAALRFTDADLREATAALASIDDVVDDPSAAGDDVIMNVDIAFHRIVARASGNPALEALIEAFANRTIRTRMWRAITEQGVVPRTHREHRDILRAIASGDPDRARLAMAVHLVEVEDFIVQHPSDTPAELPAPTNGA